Proteins from one Gilliamella sp. ESL0443 genomic window:
- a CDS encoding DUF4139 domain-containing protein, whose amino-acid sequence MKKIALAIALISGSALADNNVKLNKVTLFIQGAELQGQSTVSLTKGESEIVLTGIANDVKPNTINVGFGNNSDVRVLSTSFSDNYLANIRNGEDTLLTVKKMNKLQEDRDTLEIELKAVNEQIMLLQGNRLDTLAKKGPDDLTAMKNVLDFVKTNLTTALNEQNRLQKEVDELDRQISEYEKQLDENQTNNGKLHNAVIIKVASDKDITLPITLSYITTKAGWEPAYDVRVADINSPLQLTYKAEIHQNTGLDWQNVDFSLSTSNPSIDITPPDFNPWYIDVYNEKSGLFFSKSDKEDYYERDAKSQLVNPSQIGNVNTLGINTHFDIKLPYTIKNDSKSNIITLQTKDVKANYQYVSIPKFDSSVYLLAQINDWDKLNLLSGKANIFFSGDFMGETIISTKNTKGSLDFSLGRDKNILVSRNRNIKETSTPTLFGNDVSEKYAYTIDVKNTKALPINIVVKDQLPVILNKAVTLDDAKYDGAVYDKQTGLLTWQFNLNPSETKNLNLSFKITYPDGKERDIYGL is encoded by the coding sequence ATGAAAAAAATTGCATTAGCAATTGCATTAATTTCAGGTAGTGCTTTGGCAGATAATAACGTTAAATTAAATAAAGTGACATTATTTATTCAGGGAGCAGAATTACAAGGTCAGTCAACTGTTTCATTAACCAAAGGTGAAAGTGAAATAGTATTAACAGGTATTGCTAATGATGTTAAACCAAATACAATCAATGTAGGTTTTGGTAATAATAGTGACGTCCGAGTATTATCTACATCATTTAGTGATAACTATCTGGCTAATATTCGTAACGGCGAAGATACTCTATTAACTGTTAAAAAAATGAATAAGTTACAAGAAGATCGCGATACATTAGAAATCGAACTCAAAGCTGTTAATGAACAAATTATGCTTTTACAAGGTAACCGTTTAGATACTTTAGCTAAAAAAGGACCTGATGACTTAACAGCAATGAAAAATGTATTAGATTTTGTGAAAACCAATTTGACCACTGCATTAAATGAACAAAATCGATTACAAAAAGAAGTCGATGAGTTAGACAGGCAGATAAGCGAATATGAAAAACAACTAGATGAAAATCAGACTAACAATGGAAAATTACACAATGCCGTTATAATCAAAGTTGCTTCTGACAAAGATATAACGCTACCTATCACGCTTTCATATATCACAACTAAAGCAGGTTGGGAACCAGCTTATGATGTGCGAGTAGCGGATATCAATTCACCACTCCAATTAACATATAAAGCAGAAATCCACCAAAACACGGGTTTAGATTGGCAAAATGTTGATTTTAGTTTATCGACATCTAATCCGAGCATAGATATTACTCCACCAGATTTTAATCCCTGGTATATTGACGTTTATAATGAAAAAAGCGGTTTATTTTTTTCCAAATCTGATAAAGAAGATTATTATGAACGCGATGCCAAATCGCAATTGGTTAATCCTAGTCAAATTGGCAATGTTAATACATTAGGTATCAATACCCATTTTGATATCAAATTACCTTATACAATCAAAAATGATAGTAAGAGTAACATAATCACATTACAAACTAAAGATGTTAAAGCAAATTACCAATATGTTTCAATACCAAAATTTGATAGTAGCGTATACTTACTAGCGCAAATAAATGATTGGGATAAGCTGAATTTATTATCAGGAAAAGCCAATATCTTTTTCAGTGGTGATTTTATGGGGGAAACTATCATTTCAACTAAAAATACTAAAGGCTCATTGGATTTTTCATTAGGGCGTGATAAAAATATCTTAGTTTCTCGAAATCGTAATATAAAAGAGACCTCGACTCCTACACTATTTGGTAATGATGTTTCAGAAAAATATGCTTATACTATTGATGTCAAAAATACCAAAGCGTTGCCAATAAATATTGTTGTGAAGGATCAACTACCTGTTATCTTAAATAAAGCGGTAACACTTGATGATGCCAAATATGATGGCGCAGTATATGACAAACAAACCGGATTATTAACGTGGCAATTCAACTTAAACCCAAGTGAAACTAAAAACCTTAATCTAAGTTTTAAAATCACTTATCCAGATGGTAAAGAACGAGATATATATGGTTTATAA
- the nadR gene encoding multifunctional transcriptional regulator/nicotinamide-nucleotide adenylyltransferase/ribosylnicotinamide kinase NadR: MNGFSYLKTAIKRKNLSLQTVADACQMTKGYLSQLINDKIKNPSAQKLQSLHRYLQIDPNSKHKKVGVIFGKFYPLHTGHIYLIQRAISQVDELYVILCSDTMRDMALFKESAMSRQPTINDRIRWLLQTFKYQKNIHIELLEEDGIPSYPNGWNEWSDRVKKLFKEKGINPSCVYSSEPQDVAMYKDLFDLDTVLIDPTRRFMQVSGTQIRQAPLKNWQYIPTEVRPFFVRTVAILGGESSGKSTLVNKLANMFNTTSAWEYGRDYVFSQLGGDERALQYADYDKIALGHAQYIDFAIKHANKVSFIDTDFITTQAFCKKYEGKEHPFLQAMINNYRFDLVILLGNNTPWVADGLRSLGSPKQRKDFQQLLISLLKKNHISYVQIDSSDYDERYLRCIELVNQLINDKSINYE; the protein is encoded by the coding sequence ATGAATGGTTTTAGTTATTTAAAAACTGCCATAAAACGCAAAAATTTATCGTTACAGACAGTTGCTGATGCCTGCCAAATGACCAAAGGTTATTTGAGCCAATTAATTAATGATAAAATCAAAAATCCTAGTGCTCAAAAATTACAATCACTACACCGTTATTTGCAAATTGATCCCAACAGTAAACATAAAAAGGTAGGTGTCATTTTTGGTAAGTTTTATCCATTACATACCGGACATATTTATCTTATTCAAAGAGCGATTAGCCAAGTTGACGAACTTTATGTGATTCTTTGTTCCGATACGATGCGAGATATGGCACTATTTAAAGAAAGCGCAATGTCACGCCAACCAACAATTAACGATAGGATTCGTTGGTTATTACAAACGTTTAAATATCAAAAAAATATCCATATTGAACTTTTAGAAGAAGACGGTATTCCTTCATATCCAAATGGTTGGAATGAGTGGAGCGATCGCGTTAAAAAGTTATTCAAGGAAAAAGGCATCAATCCTAGTTGCGTTTATTCGAGTGAACCACAAGATGTAGCGATGTATAAAGATTTATTCGATTTAGATACTGTGCTTATTGATCCTACCCGCCGATTTATGCAAGTAAGTGGTACACAAATTCGTCAAGCGCCTTTAAAAAATTGGCAATATATTCCAACTGAAGTTAGACCGTTTTTTGTACGAACTGTTGCTATTCTTGGTGGTGAATCGAGTGGTAAATCAACATTAGTTAATAAGTTAGCCAATATGTTTAATACCACTAGCGCTTGGGAATATGGTCGTGATTATGTGTTTTCTCAACTTGGTGGCGATGAACGAGCATTGCAATATGCTGATTACGATAAAATTGCATTAGGACATGCACAATATATCGATTTTGCTATCAAACATGCGAATAAAGTGTCGTTCATTGATACTGATTTTATTACCACGCAAGCATTTTGCAAAAAGTACGAAGGCAAAGAGCATCCTTTTTTACAAGCCATGATCAACAACTATCGCTTTGATTTGGTTATTTTATTAGGTAATAACACACCTTGGGTTGCTGATGGCTTACGTAGTTTAGGAAGTCCAAAACAACGGAAAGATTTTCAGCAACTACTAATCTCATTATTGAAAAAGAACCATATCAGCTATGTTCAAATCGACTCATCTGACTATGATGAACGTTATTTACGCTGTATTGAATTAGTCAATCAACTTATTAATGATAAGAGTATTAATTATGAATAA
- the pnuC gene encoding nicotinamide riboside transporter PnuC, producing the protein MNNLRDVIIAIGRNKFYPLFCIICVTLAFLYTDPFNNFNLRYAVSYAGAFLGLLCVILLAKRKNLGNVLGMLAVVAECCANFLGGNIGAGLPTFYYFGSHIYGLFTWQKNLDQNKNVKVRSLNESAFLYALIFLIVAAFFNIYLTNEIGASNTSYQLITNCFIFGLGVVAQLLLMMRYAFNWYLWVLLNVLVIGLNIYTDNIVIATQYLIYLFNALYGISEWKLSEEKAKENKL; encoded by the coding sequence ATGAATAATTTAAGAGATGTTATCATCGCTATTGGACGAAACAAGTTTTATCCACTATTTTGTATTATCTGCGTCACCCTTGCATTTTTGTATACTGATCCATTTAATAATTTCAATTTACGCTATGCCGTATCGTATGCTGGTGCATTTTTGGGATTATTGTGTGTCATTTTATTAGCTAAACGAAAAAACTTAGGAAATGTGCTGGGAATGCTTGCTGTAGTAGCTGAGTGTTGTGCCAATTTTCTTGGTGGCAATATTGGGGCTGGCTTACCTACTTTTTACTATTTTGGTTCACATATTTATGGATTATTTACTTGGCAAAAAAATCTCGATCAGAATAAAAATGTTAAAGTTCGTTCCTTAAATGAAAGTGCATTTTTATATGCGTTGATATTTTTAATTGTTGCAGCATTTTTTAATATCTATTTAACTAACGAAATCGGTGCGAGCAATACTTCATATCAACTCATTACAAATTGCTTTATATTTGGCTTAGGTGTAGTTGCGCAACTATTATTAATGATGAGGTACGCCTTCAATTGGTATTTGTGGGTATTGTTAAATGTATTAGTGATCGGTTTGAATATTTATACTGACAATATTGTTATTGCAACTCAATATTTAATTTACCTATTTAATGCATTATACGGTATTAGTGAATGGAAGCTTTCAGAAGAAAAAGCAAAAGAAAATAAATTATAG
- a CDS encoding protein-L-isoaspartate(D-aspartate) O-methyltransferase — protein sequence MQNSKMQAMINLLRQQGIKDDRVLDAIASIPRENFVDEALSHQAYDDRSLPIGSGQTISQPYIVAKMTELLRLTPTAKVLEIGTGSGYQTAVLAKLVDHVCSVERIKSLQWNTKRRLKQLDIHNISTRHGNGWQGWPERGPFDGIIVTAAASEVPQSLLEQLADKGRLVLPVGKNKQTLQLIERDGDNFITTNIGEVKFVPLVDGDVE from the coding sequence ATGCAAAATTCAAAAATGCAGGCTATGATTAATTTATTGCGCCAGCAGGGAATAAAAGATGATCGTGTTTTAGATGCTATCGCTTCAATACCGCGTGAAAATTTTGTTGATGAAGCGCTTTCTCATCAAGCTTATGATGACCGATCATTACCAATAGGTAGCGGTCAAACCATTTCTCAGCCATATATCGTTGCCAAAATGACTGAATTACTAAGGTTAACTCCGACAGCCAAAGTGCTTGAAATTGGTACAGGTTCAGGATATCAAACCGCAGTACTAGCCAAGCTGGTTGATCATGTCTGCTCAGTAGAAAGAATAAAAAGTTTACAATGGAATACAAAACGGCGATTAAAGCAACTTGATATTCATAACATCTCAACTCGTCATGGTAATGGTTGGCAAGGTTGGCCTGAACGAGGTCCATTTGACGGCATAATCGTTACTGCTGCAGCATCAGAAGTTCCTCAAAGCCTTCTAGAACAGCTTGCTGACAAAGGGCGCTTAGTTTTACCTGTTGGTAAAAACAAACAAACGTTACAATTAATTGAGCGTGATGGAGACAATTTTATAACTACAAATATTGGGGAAGTAAAATTTGTACCGCTTGTTGATGGGGATGTTGAATAA
- the truD gene encoding tRNA pseudouridine(13) synthase TruD has translation MLAELNYFYGKPTTHGLYKQQFEDFIVIEELGFELTGEGEHVLVYLEKKDCNTVFVAEQLAKYVGISAKNVSYAGLKDRQAVTQQWFSLHMPGKETPDFSKFDLAGCRILQITRHNKKLKIGALKGNRFKIILRNLTDNIEPKLNTIKQYGVPNYFGEQRFGRDQNNITQAIKWATGEISVKDRKKRGFYLSAARSAIFNDIVSQRIKQNIQQTVLDGDILQLSKSNSWFLSKTDELSLLQQRLQNGEINITAPMVGDSPLGTTSVALEFETNCLKHWSCFEELFKKERMETIRRSILLRPEQLEWQWIGENDIEINFYLPSGCYATSVLRELIIGNE, from the coding sequence GTGTTAGCAGAACTTAATTATTTTTATGGTAAACCGACAACTCATGGTTTATATAAACAGCAATTTGAAGATTTCATCGTTATTGAAGAGCTTGGTTTTGAGCTTACTGGTGAAGGTGAACATGTTTTAGTTTATCTTGAAAAGAAAGATTGCAATACGGTCTTTGTCGCCGAACAATTAGCTAAATATGTCGGTATTTCAGCTAAAAATGTCAGTTATGCTGGTCTTAAAGACCGTCAAGCAGTTACCCAGCAATGGTTTAGCTTACATATGCCAGGTAAAGAAACACCTGATTTTTCAAAATTTGATTTAGCAGGCTGTCGAATATTGCAAATTACACGCCATAATAAAAAATTGAAAATAGGGGCTTTAAAAGGTAATCGCTTTAAAATTATTTTAAGAAACTTAACTGATAATATTGAGCCTAAATTAAACACAATTAAACAATATGGTGTCCCTAATTATTTTGGTGAACAAAGATTTGGACGAGATCAAAATAACATAACCCAAGCAATAAAATGGGCAACTGGCGAAATATCAGTTAAAGATCGTAAAAAAAGAGGTTTTTATCTTTCTGCTGCTCGTAGTGCTATTTTCAATGATATTGTCAGTCAAAGAATTAAACAAAATATTCAGCAAACGGTGCTCGATGGTGATATATTACAACTATCTAAAAGTAATAGTTGGTTTTTGTCTAAAACTGATGAATTATCACTTTTACAACAACGTTTGCAAAATGGCGAAATTAATATTACTGCACCAATGGTTGGTGATTCGCCATTGGGCACAACATCAGTTGCATTAGAATTTGAAACAAATTGTTTAAAACATTGGTCTTGCTTTGAGGAATTATTCAAGAAAGAACGAATGGAAACAATCAGGCGCTCAATATTATTGCGCCCCGAGCAACTTGAATGGCAATGGATAGGCGAAAATGATATTGAAATCAATTTCTACTTACCTTCTGGTTGCTATGCTACAAGTGTTTTACGCGAATTGATAATTGGAAATGAGTAA
- the ispF gene encoding 2-C-methyl-D-erythritol 2,4-cyclodiphosphate synthase yields MRIGHGFDVHKFGGEGPIILGGVTIPYQYGLIAHSDGDVVLHAITDALIGALALGDIGKLFPDNDPKYKNINSRLLLQEVYQIVQSKGYELVNLDTTIIAQEPKMRPHVDQMRVNIAEDLNVHFDQISVKATTTEQLGFTGRKEGIACEAVVLLAKKTNTK; encoded by the coding sequence ATGCGAATAGGTCATGGATTTGATGTACACAAGTTTGGTGGGGAAGGACCAATTATCCTAGGTGGAGTAACAATTCCTTATCAATATGGACTTATTGCTCATTCTGATGGCGATGTCGTTTTACATGCTATCACTGACGCTTTAATTGGCGCATTAGCTTTGGGCGATATTGGTAAACTATTTCCTGATAATGATCCCAAATACAAAAATATAAACAGCCGATTGTTATTACAAGAAGTTTACCAAATTGTTCAATCTAAAGGTTATGAATTAGTTAATTTAGATACAACTATTATTGCCCAAGAACCTAAAATGAGACCTCATGTAGATCAAATGCGCGTTAATATTGCTGAAGATTTGAATGTACATTTTGACCAAATTAGTGTTAAAGCAACCACCACCGAGCAACTAGGTTTTACAGGCCGTAAAGAAGGGATAGCTTGTGAGGCAGTAGTACTATTAGCAAAAAAAACAAATACAAAATAA
- the ispD gene encoding 2-C-methyl-D-erythritol 4-phosphate cytidylyltransferase: MRYYVANNSDIIAIVPAAGIGCRMDSQLPKQYLKIGQMTILEHTLQKLLTHPKISQVVVVINQEDKLFKTLDVASEVKVTYGGETRADSVLAGLNLVAENQWALVHDAARPCVSHEDITKLINRVLHQNKGGILATPLSDTIKQAYTDDPNIISHSVDRTYLWGAATPQLFNAGELKACLSKALNNHVAITDEASAIEYCGGHPLLIECRRDNIKITRPEDLSLATFYLTNQI, from the coding sequence ATAAGGTATTACGTGGCAAATAATAGTGATATTATCGCAATCGTTCCTGCCGCAGGAATTGGTTGTCGCATGGATAGTCAATTACCTAAACAATATTTAAAAATTGGTCAAATGACCATTTTAGAACACACCCTACAAAAATTATTAACCCACCCTAAAATCAGTCAAGTAGTAGTGGTGATAAACCAAGAAGATAAGCTTTTCAAAACACTTGACGTTGCATCAGAAGTTAAAGTGACTTATGGTGGTGAAACTCGTGCTGACTCTGTTTTAGCAGGCTTAAACTTAGTTGCTGAAAATCAATGGGCATTAGTCCATGATGCCGCAAGGCCTTGTGTTAGTCATGAAGATATCACTAAATTAATAAATCGAGTTTTACATCAAAACAAAGGTGGAATATTGGCAACCCCCCTCAGTGATACGATCAAGCAAGCTTATACTGATGATCCGAATATCATTAGCCACTCTGTGGATCGTACATATTTATGGGGTGCTGCTACACCTCAGTTGTTTAATGCTGGTGAACTTAAAGCATGTTTGAGTAAGGCTTTAAATAATCATGTCGCCATCACTGATGAAGCATCAGCGATAGAGTATTGTGGTGGTCATCCATTATTAATTGAGTGTCGTCGAGATAATATAAAAATTACTCGCCCAGAAGATTTAAGCTTGGCTACGTTTTATTTAACTAATCAAATTTAA
- the ftsB gene encoding cell division protein FtsB, with the protein MIRWKLPFILLLVLGYLQYSLWYGKNNFYDYQENVQMLENLHQENDKLKARNEQMFAEVEDLQKGYEAIEERARSHLGMVKPNEYFYRIIIDSNSQQ; encoded by the coding sequence ATGATTAGATGGAAACTCCCATTTATATTACTTCTTGTATTAGGGTATTTGCAGTACTCATTATGGTATGGTAAAAATAATTTTTATGATTACCAAGAAAATGTGCAAATGCTTGAAAACCTACATCAAGAGAATGATAAGTTAAAAGCTCGCAACGAACAGATGTTTGCTGAAGTTGAAGATTTACAAAAAGGTTATGAAGCAATAGAAGAACGAGCTCGAAGTCATTTGGGTATGGTTAAACCTAATGAGTATTTTTATCGAATAATTATTGATTCCAACTCACAACAATAA
- a CDS encoding TusE/DsrC/DsvC family sulfur relay protein, producing MLNQIETDEKGYLKNWQDWSVDLVPELAIKESIELTDAHWEVILFVRDFYLEYKTSPAIRALVKAMEKKFGPEKGNSRYLYKLFPDGPAKQATKLAGLPKPVKCI from the coding sequence ATGTTAAATCAAATAGAAACCGATGAAAAAGGCTATTTAAAGAATTGGCAGGATTGGTCTGTTGATTTGGTGCCTGAATTAGCTATTAAAGAGTCTATTGAATTAACTGATGCTCACTGGGAAGTCATTTTATTCGTTCGTGATTTTTATTTAGAATATAAAACATCACCAGCAATCCGTGCGTTAGTTAAAGCAATGGAGAAAAAATTTGGTCCAGAAAAAGGTAATAGTCGCTATTTATATAAATTATTTCCTGACGGACCAGCTAAACAAGCAACTAAACTTGCAGGCTTACCTAAACCTGTGAAATGTATTTAA
- a CDS encoding MarR family winged helix-turn-helix transcriptional regulator — protein MKLDERYLSFCTVLEKEKKTNLRRIKTCFTLLSVAKKIDQQCAQRLLKFKLSESRFIILVLLKEYTKLPLQDISKLLGIKKASTTTLISSLVEDRLIQKQNFNADKRIYLVSLTDSGAQLVEKVLSQHSIWIEKMTNSLTEDEMNSFNKILNKIYKNI, from the coding sequence ATGAAGTTAGACGAAAGATATCTTTCATTCTGTACAGTTTTAGAAAAAGAAAAAAAAACTAATTTGAGAAGAATAAAGACATGTTTTACTCTATTATCTGTCGCAAAAAAAATTGATCAACAATGTGCTCAGCGTTTATTAAAATTTAAATTATCTGAAAGCCGATTTATTATTCTAGTATTGCTTAAAGAATATACAAAACTACCCCTTCAAGATATCTCTAAATTATTAGGTATAAAAAAAGCTTCAACTACAACACTTATAAGTTCTTTAGTTGAGGATCGCTTAATCCAAAAACAAAACTTTAATGCCGATAAAAGAATTTACCTTGTTTCACTTACAGACTCGGGAGCTCAATTGGTAGAAAAAGTTCTATCTCAACACAGTATTTGGATAGAAAAAATGACGAATAGTCTAACTGAAGACGAGATGAATAGCTTTAATAAAATACTAAATAAAATATACAAAAATATTTAA
- a CDS encoding GNAT family N-acetyltransferase: MNSFFNQRKKRFRFQSHLLESYKDNNLSIRMVNSFPDYLGAMRLLYNEYSTKGLIEKNDSHLYFSPYLLLPRNILFNAVIDNKIIGTIALIEDSPIGLPIENVHFDDIKLQRMSKKARLAEIGSFAVDSKFKNKGITILLYKAMFLYLQDYKKIDSVLISVHPRSYNFYLSMFQFKQIGKERKYDSLNGARSIPLVMNVRETVNILNNNKLFDTNANILEVKDSLKKNINKENINNAKEKDIFYLPIWKESHIKKYFQHCGVNDKSLTSKQKEIIYWLYPSLKFSINKENNNVI; encoded by the coding sequence ATGAATTCGTTTTTTAATCAAAGAAAAAAGAGATTTAGGTTTCAATCTCATTTACTAGAAAGTTATAAAGATAATAATTTGAGTATAAGAATGGTTAATTCATTTCCTGACTATTTGGGTGCAATGAGATTACTTTATAATGAATACTCAACAAAAGGTTTAATTGAAAAAAACGATAGCCATCTTTATTTCTCTCCTTACTTACTGCTTCCTCGAAATATTTTATTTAATGCAGTTATAGATAATAAAATTATTGGAACTATTGCTCTTATTGAAGACTCTCCTATTGGACTGCCCATTGAGAATGTGCATTTCGATGACATCAAATTACAAAGAATGAGCAAAAAAGCAAGATTAGCGGAAATAGGATCTTTTGCTGTTGATAGCAAATTTAAGAATAAAGGAATAACAATTTTATTATATAAAGCAATGTTTCTTTATTTACAAGATTATAAAAAAATAGATAGTGTCTTAATATCAGTTCATCCCAGAAGTTATAATTTCTATTTATCAATGTTCCAATTCAAACAAATTGGTAAAGAAAGAAAATATGATTCTCTTAATGGTGCTCGCTCAATCCCCCTTGTTATGAATGTAAGAGAAACCGTTAATATTCTGAATAACAATAAATTATTTGATACAAATGCCAATATTCTCGAAGTGAAAGATTCTCTAAAAAAAAATATCAATAAAGAAAATATTAATAATGCTAAAGAAAAAGATATTTTTTACTTACCAATTTGGAAAGAATCTCACATTAAAAAATATTTCCAACATTGTGGTGTTAATGATAAATCGCTGACTTCAAAACAAAAAGAAATTATCTATTGGTTATATCCATCTTTAAAATTCAGTATAAATAAGGAAAACAATAATGTTATTTAA
- a CDS encoding class I SAM-dependent methyltransferase, with translation MLFKLFLTIIREMLFISNFKRQAEPEMLMEEALNIQAYDIEGQEGVLLGVYYYQIAQMCAIIKPGDIVADLGCGPCNLLCILAKLNPDVKFIGVDLSTNMLQQAKKNILNNKIQNIELLCDDITNITKLKSQSIDVIISSMAMHHLPSVESLESLFIEINRLLKSEKRLYIYDFGKVNRVETINFFLSTVQNKYVKEDYKNSLIAAFKVKTFRTFSQKYLGKNIDIYYTRPAHIIVVIKSPSHAITKKQKEDIKNRILQFNSQQKKDYYMLKYFLSLNGLRSQV, from the coding sequence ATGTTATTTAAATTATTTCTCACAATTATTAGAGAAATGTTATTTATTTCAAATTTTAAACGACAAGCTGAACCAGAAATGTTAATGGAAGAAGCACTAAATATTCAGGCTTATGATATAGAGGGTCAGGAAGGAGTACTTCTTGGTGTATATTATTATCAAATTGCTCAAATGTGTGCAATTATAAAACCTGGAGATATTGTTGCAGATCTAGGTTGTGGTCCATGTAATTTGCTTTGTATCTTAGCTAAGTTGAATCCCGATGTAAAGTTTATTGGTGTAGATCTTTCGACTAATATGTTGCAACAAGCAAAGAAAAATATCTTAAATAATAAAATACAAAATATAGAACTTCTTTGTGACGACATTACAAATATAACTAAATTAAAATCTCAAAGTATTGATGTCATTATTTCTTCAATGGCTATGCATCATCTTCCTTCAGTTGAGTCATTAGAATCATTATTTATAGAAATTAACCGGTTATTAAAATCTGAAAAACGACTATATATATATGATTTTGGTAAAGTTAATAGAGTAGAAACTATAAATTTCTTTTTATCAACAGTGCAAAATAAATATGTTAAAGAGGATTATAAAAATTCTTTAATTGCTGCATTTAAAGTAAAAACATTTAGAACGTTTTCTCAAAAATATTTAGGCAAAAATATAGATATATATTACACCCGACCTGCTCATATTATTGTAGTCATTAAAAGCCCATCTCACGCTATCACGAAGAAACAAAAAGAGGACATCAAAAATAGAATTTTACAATTTAACTCCCAACAAAAAAAAGATTATTACATGCTTAAATACTTTTTAAGCCTAAATGGGCTAAGGAGCCAGGTTTAA